The DNA sequence CCCCGTCTGTTATTTTTTCTTGACTTTTTTTTATTTTTCTACTTTACTTAAAAGCTTAAACAAAATTTAAAGGGTTTCAGACCAATGAGCTTGATGCCGACCATTGAGGAAAATTTTAAGAAGGCCTTAAAGTCTCAAGATAAAATAAGGACTTCAGCTCTGCGGATGTTACGGGCGGCCTTGAAAAATAAAGAGGTGGAACGGCGCGGGAAATTGGAGGATCAGGAAATCCTTTCCGTAATTAACGGATTGATACGGCAAGGAAAAGAAGCCATCGAACAGTTCGAAAAAGGCGGGCGCACGGATCTGGCGGAAAAAGAAAAGGCCGAAGTGGCTATATATTCTGCTTTTTTGCCGGATCAGGCCACTCCGGAAGAGATTGAGGAAAGTATCAATCAGATCATCCTGGAGATAAAGCCCTCCGGGATAAAAGATATGGGTAAGGTGATGAAATCGGTCATGGCTCGGCTGGCCGGTCGAGCAGAAGGTCAAACGATTCAGGCCATTGTCAGACAAAAACTTTCCTCCGTTTAGGAGAAAGAACCCTTCCTGAAGAACTCAAGGAGATCCTTGTTGGATTTCCTGATTCACATTTTAGGAATAATCATCATTCGCAAAGATTCTTACAAAGGTTCATCTGAGAATTTTGGATAGGGTTTTGCCTTTTAATTAAAGATCCCCTGGTCGCCGCTATCGGCGAGGGATTCTCTAATTTACAGGAACCGCATAATGCCTAACGCCTCTTTCTTCCCCGAAGCTTTTATTTCCCAGATCAAAGACGCCGTCAACCTGGTCCATGTGGTTTCGGAGGTGGTAGCCTTAAAGAAGACCGGTCGCAATTATCAGGGATTATGCCCTTTTCATCCGGAAAAAAGCCCCTCTTTTATGGTTAACGAAGACAAACAAATCTTTCATTGTTTCGGATGCGGACTGGGGGGAAATGTCTTTACTTTTTTTATGCAGTATTATCATTTGAATTTTCCGGAAGCGGTGAGCGAACTGGCTGAACGCCTGCGAATCCCCTTGCCAAAAGACTCTTTGGTCCATCGTCCGGAGACCAACCCCGGGCTGAAAGAAGCGTTACGGTCCGTCCAGAAAGAAGCGGCTGAATTTTACCATCATTTGTTAATGAAAGAAAAAATAGGTCAAAAAGGCCGGGATTATCTGAGTTATCGAAAGATGAATCAGCCGATAGCCCAGGAGTTTTTTCTGGGTTATGCCCCGGAAGGCTGGGACCGGCTGCTCTCTTTTTTTAATAACAAAAAGACCCCCCTTTCCCTTTTAGAACAGTCCGGCTTGATTATCAAAAAAGAAAAGGGCG is a window from the Deltaproteobacteria bacterium genome containing:
- a CDS encoding GatB/YqeY domain-containing protein, whose translation is MSLMPTIEENFKKALKSQDKIRTSALRMLRAALKNKEVERRGKLEDQEILSVINGLIRQGKEAIEQFEKGGRTDLAEKEKAEVAIYSAFLPDQATPEEIEESINQIILEIKPSGIKDMGKVMKSVMARLAGRAEGQTIQAIVRQKLSSV